From a region of the Mercurialis annua linkage group LG1-X, ddMerAnnu1.2, whole genome shotgun sequence genome:
- the LOC126666159 gene encoding phosphopantothenate--cysteine ligase 2-like: protein MDSSNGSVIESNLEAEIKSFFDSAPPLKDSAAISNKLKNFIQLNSSPPDDGRARRIVCVTSGGTTVPLEQRCVRYIDNFSSGHRGATSTEYFVKAGYAVIFLHRRGSCQPYCRFLPEDPLLECFDSTDGLDVQVRQSYSEAVKRAINDHHAAVAGGHLLKLPFTTTFEYLQILQMIAISMNNRGRHCMFYLAAAVSDFYVPWKDMAEHKIQSASGPLDMRLVQVPKMLLVLRKEWAPLAFCISFKLETDSKILLEKAETALRKYKMHMVVANELMTRKEEVTVVTAEQNIPVRRDKTQPGSDVEKPLIELLIAKHSAYVKDSHM from the exons aTGGATTCATCAAATGGGTCAGTAATTGAAAGCAATCTGGAAGCTGAAATCAAATCTTTTTTTGACTCAGCTCCTCCTTTGAAAGACAGTGCTGCTATTTCCAACAAATTGAAGAATTTCATTCAGCTCAATTCTTCACCACCAG ATGATGGACGAGCTAGAAGAATTGTGTGTGTGACATCTGGTGGCACCACAGTTCCCTTGGAACAGCGATGCGTTCGTTATATTGATAATTTCAGTTCAGGCCATAGAGGAGCCACATCTACTGA GTACTTTGTCAAGGCTGGATATGCAGTGATATTCTTACATAGGAG ggGAAGTTGCCAGCCATATTGCCGATTTCTTCCTGAAGATCCACTTCTTGAGTGTTTCGACTCCACTGATGGCTTAGATGTTCAAG TGCGTCAATCATATTCCGAGGCAGTGAAGAGAGCCATTAATGATCATCATGCT GCTGTGGCAGGAGGTCACTTGTTAAAGCTTCCTTTTACAACCACATTTGAATATCTTCAG ATTTTACAAATGATTGCAATATCAATGAATAATCGTGGTCGGCATTGTATGTTTTATCTTGCTGCTGCAGTGTCCGATTTTTATGTACCTTGGAAGGACATG GCAGAGCATAAAATTCAATCAGCCTCTGGTCCATTGGACATGCGACTTGTGCAAGTGCCAAAAATGCTCTTAGTGTTGAGGAAAGAATGGGCTCCTTTAGCCTTCTGCATATCATTCAAG CTCGAGACAGATTCAAAGATTCTTTTAGAGAAGGCAGAAACGGCTCTTAGAAAGTACAAGATGCATATGGTTGTTGCAAATGAACTAATGACTCGGAAAGAGGAGGTGACAGTCGTCACAGCTGAACAAAATATTCCAGTCCGTCGTGACAAGACTCAGCCTGGTTCCGACGTGGAAAAGCCTCTGATTGAACTACTTATAGCAAAGCATTCAGCTTACGTCAAGGACTCTCACATGTGA